From Haloplanus rubicundus, one genomic window encodes:
- the pglZ gene encoding BREX-5 system phosphatase PglZ encodes MNQPQHTLTDEAEQRLQQAFPDSHTTEVRVVWWDDGGHLEEIVKAAAEQLGVGFRAAEGFPLSLRTDALKEEHETDRPIVWYVGEGKQGRDWFRDIRETGGEVTKSIEELTGDLYGVNPWDIFDVEMNDAATRTQIAGIIKAEFQTPGIPTYGSLREEIYTRGDGKIIDHLLREGWPDISRDPETVAEIRTKLDDDIPIPDGADPEEITNTVRRWAVAQTLHRSGVDGSHFPAGYGESSHSPLTTLLNMGGSRARAEEYLGEEFWAEVIRSLDDVWAYADCPVDRALDDALWESWYETFEAGDLSTCIEQAQIRQDALTVYPDHTGWRDLWAQCEHLARLQQQFIAWEDRDGQSEPFSAYADIDEGSWQIDNEVLHLQLTGTPETDVPADHPATGALPQLRNELLTSRYREYLGTLADEVEAAMQVGQPLLNKESAHEWWSDHEEEFEKAGTVAVLLIDALRYDLAQQLAAELNDSFDVSRETRLSILPSETKFGMAALTPGRSFRFSLEMYNGALTPFQGDRSLSNKQRRKDFLSDEGWSVPDDREDGWGENRIAYYDKEIDEVGEGEIGEMVHHFDNYVTELAAMIRDKLDNKNWDRIYVVTDHGFVLLPEGTTTEAVPSSAPDSEVKYRRVAGDDLSGLTNGVSVSGSTPGLNDYLKTDLQLLVDPRQHFSKQGYSGDRYYHGGLLPQECMLSFLEIQK; translated from the coding sequence ATGAACCAGCCCCAACACACCCTGACCGACGAAGCAGAACAGCGCCTTCAGCAGGCCTTCCCGGACAGCCACACGACTGAGGTGCGAGTAGTCTGGTGGGACGACGGCGGCCACCTCGAAGAGATCGTCAAGGCAGCCGCCGAGCAGCTGGGCGTCGGCTTCCGCGCCGCGGAGGGGTTTCCCCTCAGCCTCCGAACGGACGCACTCAAAGAGGAACATGAGACCGACCGACCCATTGTGTGGTACGTCGGCGAGGGCAAACAGGGTCGGGACTGGTTCCGCGATATCCGTGAGACCGGCGGGGAAGTTACCAAGAGCATCGAAGAGCTCACCGGCGACCTCTATGGCGTAAATCCCTGGGACATCTTCGACGTTGAAATGAACGACGCCGCCACCAGAACACAAATAGCCGGGATCATCAAAGCCGAGTTCCAGACACCAGGAATCCCTACATACGGAAGTCTCAGAGAGGAGATCTACACCCGCGGCGATGGCAAGATCATCGATCACCTCCTGCGTGAGGGATGGCCCGATATCAGCAGAGATCCCGAAACCGTCGCCGAGATTCGGACCAAACTCGACGACGACATCCCCATCCCAGATGGCGCCGATCCCGAGGAGATCACCAACACCGTTCGGCGGTGGGCCGTCGCCCAGACACTCCACCGCAGCGGCGTCGACGGCTCACACTTCCCCGCAGGCTACGGTGAGTCCAGCCACAGCCCCCTGACAACCCTGCTCAACATGGGTGGATCCAGAGCCCGCGCCGAAGAGTACCTAGGCGAAGAGTTCTGGGCGGAGGTGATTCGGAGCTTGGATGATGTCTGGGCATACGCTGATTGTCCGGTCGACCGAGCGCTCGATGACGCACTCTGGGAGTCCTGGTACGAGACCTTCGAGGCAGGAGACCTCTCCACCTGTATCGAGCAGGCACAGATCAGGCAGGATGCCCTGACGGTCTACCCTGACCACACGGGATGGCGCGATCTCTGGGCCCAGTGTGAGCACCTCGCCCGCCTCCAGCAGCAATTCATTGCCTGGGAGGACCGAGACGGACAGTCAGAGCCCTTCTCGGCCTATGCCGATATCGACGAAGGGAGCTGGCAGATCGACAATGAAGTCCTGCACCTCCAACTGACGGGCACCCCCGAAACGGACGTTCCAGCCGATCACCCAGCGACCGGGGCGCTCCCCCAGCTTCGCAACGAGCTGCTCACAAGCCGCTATCGCGAGTATCTTGGAACGCTCGCCGATGAGGTCGAGGCGGCAATGCAGGTCGGCCAACCATTGCTCAACAAGGAGTCGGCACATGAGTGGTGGAGCGACCACGAAGAGGAGTTCGAGAAAGCTGGGACCGTCGCCGTCCTGCTCATAGACGCGCTCCGTTATGATCTCGCACAGCAGCTTGCAGCGGAGCTCAACGACTCTTTTGATGTCTCCCGTGAGACCAGGCTCTCGATACTCCCCTCCGAAACCAAATTCGGGATGGCCGCACTCACACCCGGCCGCTCATTCCGGTTCTCGCTCGAAATGTACAACGGGGCGCTCACTCCCTTCCAAGGCGACCGCTCACTCTCGAACAAGCAGCGCCGGAAAGATTTCCTTAGTGATGAAGGCTGGAGCGTCCCCGATGACCGGGAGGACGGCTGGGGAGAGAATCGAATCGCCTACTACGACAAGGAAATCGACGAGGTCGGGGAAGGCGAAATCGGCGAGATGGTCCATCACTTCGACAACTACGTCACCGAGCTCGCGGCAATGATTCGCGATAAGCTCGACAACAAGAACTGGGACCGAATCTACGTCGTTACTGACCACGGGTTCGTGCTCCTCCCCGAGGGGACGACCACGGAAGCCGTTCCCTCAAGCGCCCCAGATAGCGAAGTGAAGTATCGCCGAGTCGCAGGGGATGACCTGAGTGGACTGACCAACGGTGTGTCAGTCTCTGGAAGCACGCCTGGGCTCAACGACTATCTCAAAACGGATCTCCAGCTCCTCGTTGATCCGCGCCAACACTTCAGCAAGCAGGGCTATAGCGGCGATCGCTACTACCACGGTGGATTGCTCCCGCAGGAGTGTATGCTGTCGTTCCTCGAGATTCAGAAGTGA
- a CDS encoding site-specific DNA-methyltransferase produces MRAPTEEGIREQVPEEYVEWFLDFAEGIYDALAENGSLVIDIGGGWQKGKPLRSHYHFKLLSALTDDDGHLADRIDESFNLAQDFYWYNPAKLPTPAQWVTIERIRVKDAVNHVWWLSKGDAREKPDNRRVLKEYSDAQKQLIENGYDAKTRPSEHKISDTFDKPAEDGAIRPNFRNAIDDKTVKEDPSELLEKLDVPENLLEVILEEGLTEELVQTLGAAYTEDNVLEIANTRSQTPYLQACKETDTDIHPARFPRELPKFFIQFLTEPGDTVLDIFAGSNTTGQMAQQTGRKWLAFDAEERYLEGSKYRFQEPEEISSTMPSETVANSD; encoded by the coding sequence ATTCGCGCTCCAACGGAAGAAGGAATACGGGAACAAGTCCCCGAGGAATACGTTGAATGGTTCCTCGACTTCGCGGAAGGGATCTACGACGCCCTTGCAGAGAATGGCTCGCTCGTGATAGACATCGGCGGCGGGTGGCAGAAGGGAAAGCCGCTTCGGTCACACTATCACTTCAAACTCCTCTCGGCGCTTACCGACGACGACGGGCACCTCGCAGACCGCATCGATGAGAGCTTCAATCTTGCTCAGGACTTCTACTGGTACAATCCGGCCAAGCTCCCAACGCCCGCCCAGTGGGTAACTATCGAGCGGATTCGGGTCAAGGACGCGGTGAACCATGTGTGGTGGCTCTCGAAGGGTGACGCTCGTGAGAAACCGGATAATCGGCGGGTGCTCAAAGAGTACAGCGACGCTCAGAAGCAGCTCATCGAGAACGGCTACGACGCCAAAACGCGGCCGAGCGAGCACAAGATTAGCGACACCTTCGACAAACCGGCCGAAGATGGGGCGATCCGACCCAACTTCCGAAACGCGATCGACGATAAAACGGTCAAGGAGGACCCGTCGGAACTGCTCGAAAAACTCGATGTGCCGGAGAACCTCTTGGAGGTCATTCTCGAAGAGGGGTTGACCGAGGAGTTAGTTCAAACACTCGGGGCTGCCTATACCGAGGATAACGTCCTCGAGATTGCGAACACACGTTCACAGACGCCGTACCTCCAGGCCTGCAAAGAGACGGACACCGATATTCATCCAGCGCGATTCCCACGTGAGCTCCCGAAATTCTTCATCCAGTTCCTGACTGAACCGGGTGATACTGTGTTGGATATCTTTGCTGGGAGTAACACCACCGGACAGATGGCCCAACAAACCGGACGGAAGTGGCTCGCGTTTGATGCTGAGGAACGCTATCTTGAGGGCTCCAAATATCGGTTCCAGGAACCTGAAGAAATCTCTTCGACAATGCCATCCGAGACGGTTGCGAATTCGGATTAA
- a CDS encoding restriction endonuclease yields the protein MVGNESDLPFGDAFSPAQLDTDSGEYTKLAAVLDLVAEHKGEEAEFKSVVAERFFEDSGTPDERARLVVLGLKDRGYQLVTDDFYFTELGERLYDLRDDEDQLYREFARHILLNLHGRQVIDIIRDLQSAGQDTTADEIKDALGRYYDIKIGETSNHWSQMRGWLAEAEILNTGSPYYEINTSRLNEILGLTAEELDALEGLTDEQRAFLRAFAIIDPDEAIENTDVRTLATNHHDRNIPQGKITENILNPLAGAGYLEITSQRGSPNLIEPTEAFDAEVLEPILEQYAERTGIPREALRLSFTELENALDGGSSSERETGLIALAVRLGRQLGLEYVGRRTDDSGTSEATTDVIMDDANLTLTRWLIHCSASRSKVTPTQIASVTTTARLTNANTILYVARSGFREDATQMAARIMQNEPYTILTLNEQPDPAYDENPAALSEALEEQLHSIRRTKEIPDDGPFRGRSFGIEEDSEGSQSMIQGFEDDFERFQESESEKRDLTDFTG from the coding sequence ATGGTGGGGAATGAGTCCGACCTCCCCTTCGGAGATGCGTTCAGCCCGGCGCAGCTCGATACTGATTCCGGGGAGTACACGAAGCTCGCTGCAGTCCTTGATCTGGTCGCAGAACACAAGGGCGAGGAAGCGGAGTTCAAGTCCGTCGTGGCTGAGCGCTTCTTCGAAGACTCCGGAACCCCCGATGAGCGAGCGCGACTCGTCGTGCTCGGACTCAAAGATCGAGGGTACCAGCTCGTTACGGATGACTTCTACTTCACCGAGCTCGGCGAGCGGCTGTACGACCTCAGGGACGACGAAGACCAACTGTATCGCGAATTCGCCCGGCATATTCTGCTGAACCTCCACGGGCGGCAAGTGATCGACATAATTCGGGACCTCCAATCGGCCGGGCAAGATACGACAGCAGACGAGATCAAGGACGCTCTCGGTCGCTATTACGACATCAAGATCGGAGAAACTTCGAACCACTGGAGCCAGATGCGTGGCTGGCTCGCTGAAGCGGAGATTCTCAACACTGGAAGTCCGTACTACGAGATCAACACAAGCAGACTCAACGAGATACTGGGACTCACCGCAGAGGAGCTCGACGCACTCGAAGGGCTCACCGACGAACAGCGGGCGTTTCTCCGTGCCTTCGCGATAATCGATCCCGACGAAGCGATCGAGAATACGGATGTCAGAACACTAGCAACGAATCACCATGACCGAAACATCCCGCAAGGGAAGATCACGGAGAACATCCTTAACCCGCTCGCAGGGGCCGGATATCTCGAGATTACGTCCCAACGTGGCTCACCGAACCTCATCGAGCCGACGGAAGCGTTCGATGCTGAGGTTCTTGAGCCGATACTAGAGCAGTACGCCGAACGAACAGGAATTCCTCGAGAGGCGCTTCGGCTCAGCTTCACCGAGCTCGAAAACGCACTCGATGGGGGAAGCTCATCCGAACGGGAAACCGGACTCATCGCGCTTGCTGTCCGGCTCGGGCGGCAGCTGGGACTGGAGTATGTCGGGCGCCGAACCGACGATAGTGGTACGAGCGAAGCCACCACGGACGTCATCATGGACGATGCAAACCTGACGTTGACGCGGTGGTTGATTCACTGCTCAGCCTCACGGTCGAAGGTCACGCCGACACAGATTGCAAGCGTCACGACAACCGCGCGACTCACGAACGCCAACACGATCCTCTATGTTGCCCGCTCCGGGTTCCGTGAGGACGCAACGCAGATGGCCGCCCGTATTATGCAAAACGAGCCCTACACGATTTTGACGCTCAACGAACAGCCAGATCCGGCATACGATGAGAACCCAGCAGCGCTCAGCGAGGCGTTGGAAGAGCAACTCCATTCAATTCGTCGAACCAAAGAGATACCCGATGACGGACCGTTCCGCGGTCGTTCGTTCGGAATCGAGGAGGACAGTGAAGGATCTCAAAGCATGATTCAAGGGTTTGAGGATGACTTCGAACGGTTTCAGGAATCAGAATCCGAAAAGCGGGATTTGACCGATTTTACCGGATAA
- a CDS encoding DNA-methyltransferase, which translates to MTSSSPVTDLLSHSAAYSTDNGAAYLGDSRDLLDDLPSNSIDLVVTSPPFELAHQKEYGDDWDDEDKKYQAWFLEFAEEVKRVLCEHGSFVIEIGGAFNSGTPSRSTYQFELLTKLTSDHVGFKLAQDFYWHNPAKLPSPAEWVNRRRIRVSDAVTHIWWLAPNISADSATEPDEQPVPEADNRRVLTEYSQSQQDLMEKGEYNAGERPSGHNISEEGFFTDSGGAIPDNLISATNTGSQTHYDKMCSRAGLDKHPARFPDEIPEFFVKFLTPNPPYDDWNRGYLDRPVVLDIFGGSNITGKIAEELGRYWLAFEKDEEYLEASEVRFLSPMQVERKFNDTQHGLDDFTDCGESEPEP; encoded by the coding sequence ATGACTTCGTCGTCGCCGGTAACGGATCTCCTCTCCCACTCCGCGGCATATTCGACTGACAACGGAGCGGCATACCTCGGGGACAGCCGTGATCTTCTCGATGATTTGCCGTCAAACTCGATTGACCTCGTCGTTACGTCGCCACCCTTCGAGCTGGCACACCAGAAAGAGTACGGCGACGATTGGGACGATGAGGACAAAAAGTATCAAGCGTGGTTCCTCGAATTCGCCGAGGAAGTCAAGCGCGTCCTCTGTGAGCACGGGAGTTTCGTCATCGAAATCGGCGGCGCCTTCAACTCAGGGACGCCATCGCGGTCGACCTACCAGTTCGAGCTCCTCACCAAACTCACGAGCGACCACGTCGGCTTCAAACTCGCACAGGATTTCTACTGGCATAACCCAGCAAAACTCCCCTCCCCCGCAGAATGGGTCAATCGACGGCGAATCAGGGTGAGTGATGCAGTAACACACATCTGGTGGCTCGCTCCGAACATCTCCGCCGATAGTGCGACGGAGCCGGACGAGCAACCGGTCCCAGAAGCGGATAATCGCCGGGTATTGACGGAATACAGTCAAAGCCAGCAGGACCTCATGGAGAAGGGGGAGTACAATGCTGGAGAGCGTCCGTCGGGCCACAACATTAGCGAAGAGGGCTTCTTTACCGATTCCGGGGGCGCGATCCCTGATAACCTTATTTCCGCGACGAATACGGGTAGCCAGACCCACTACGACAAGATGTGCAGTCGAGCAGGGCTCGATAAGCATCCAGCACGCTTCCCTGATGAGATTCCGGAGTTCTTCGTGAAGTTCCTCACGCCAAATCCACCCTACGATGACTGGAACCGTGGGTATCTCGACCGACCGGTGGTGTTGGATATCTTCGGCGGATCGAACATCACGGGCAAGATTGCCGAAGAGCTGGGTCGGTATTGGCTGGCATTCGAGAAAGACGAAGAGTATCTCGAAGCCTCCGAGGTACGATTCCTCTCACCGATGCAAGTTGAGCGGAAATTCAACGACACTCAGCACGGGCTGGATGATTTCACCGATTGCGGGGAATCCGAACCAGAGCCGTAG
- a CDS encoding DNA-methyltransferase: MTDDPVVLDLMDSEPAYSSESGGLFQEDSRESLKQLPDGCIDLVVTSPPFALQHKKEYGNEDQEGYNDWFMEFAEEVHRVLAPHGSFVIEIGGAFEKGWPKRSIYQFQLLTRLVEEGDFDLAQDFYWYNPAKLPNPIEWVNVRKIRVTDAVTHIWWLSKDLNKDSAVKDGEHPQPEASNQRVLQEYSESHKNLLETAEYNDGKRGSGWDIDPESFANKNEGSIPDNLIEGHSAQGVLDRWDEISALKFLELISDEGPEDLSAGDLLRTLGMGGPNPDNLVEASNTASNTHYLRMCREFGFDHHPARFPRQIPEFFISFLTPDPPYDDWDRGTLDRPIVLDIFAGSNLTGKVAESKGRYWLGFEREEQYVQTSQFRFMDEDEIRDSLNDETSDFGEFAEVGND; this comes from the coding sequence ATGACGGATGACCCGGTGGTTCTCGACTTGATGGATTCAGAACCCGCTTATTCCTCCGAGTCCGGTGGGCTGTTTCAGGAAGATAGTCGAGAGTCCCTGAAACAGCTCCCCGATGGCTGTATCGACCTAGTCGTTACGTCGCCTCCCTTTGCACTCCAACACAAGAAGGAGTATGGAAACGAAGACCAGGAAGGGTACAACGACTGGTTCATGGAGTTTGCCGAGGAGGTACATCGCGTTCTTGCTCCCCATGGAAGCTTCGTCATCGAGATCGGCGGTGCGTTCGAAAAGGGCTGGCCCAAGCGCTCTATCTATCAGTTCCAACTCCTCACCCGTCTCGTTGAGGAGGGGGATTTCGACCTTGCACAGGATTTCTACTGGTACAATCCTGCTAAGCTTCCCAACCCGATCGAGTGGGTGAATGTTCGAAAGATCCGCGTCACCGACGCTGTCACCCACATCTGGTGGCTCTCGAAGGACCTCAACAAGGACTCTGCGGTCAAGGATGGTGAACACCCGCAGCCGGAGGCGAGCAACCAGCGGGTGTTACAGGAGTACAGTGAGAGCCACAAGAACCTGTTAGAGACTGCGGAGTACAATGACGGCAAGCGAGGCTCAGGATGGGATATCGACCCGGAATCCTTTGCCAACAAGAATGAAGGCTCGATTCCAGACAACTTGATCGAGGGCCATTCAGCCCAGGGCGTTCTTGATCGCTGGGACGAGATCTCCGCGCTTAAATTCCTTGAGCTGATTTCGGATGAAGGCCCAGAAGATCTGTCGGCAGGGGACCTGCTTCGGACTTTGGGGATGGGTGGTCCAAACCCCGATAATTTGGTGGAGGCCTCAAACACTGCGAGCAACACGCATTACCTTCGGATGTGCCGTGAGTTCGGATTTGACCATCATCCAGCTCGGTTTCCCCGACAGATCCCGGAGTTCTTCATCAGCTTCCTCACGCCCGATCCGCCGTATGACGACTGGGACCGCGGTACGTTGGACCGGCCGATCGTCCTAGACATCTTCGCCGGGAGTAACTTGACTGGGAAGGTCGCAGAATCGAAGGGGCGCTATTGGCTCGGCTTTGAGCGAGAGGAACAGTACGTGCAGACCTCGCAGTTCCGGTTTATGGACGAAGACGAGATTCGAGACTCGTTGAACGATGAAACGAGTGACTTCGGCGAGTTCGCTGAAGTCGGGAACGATTAG
- a CDS encoding metallophosphoesterase family protein translates to MPASGNEDNVVCPVDGCRYTDAVESVAAHVSGKKDSKHDWQALGYDTYYQYIREQRTAPSSSQSVLVHMTDSHIGREKGGHHGKGWEIDCATGFRKAVDAAISVDADAVVHTGDLFHNDSTTGITNKHLGICIRELAKLLESDISFFYILGDHEREDGKRARDKLVDLELAQPLDTAPILVDDHFALYGLDHRPISWWTSGHFDPEPPPRERTAVLALHQSLYQFVNPDQAECDAREVLRRARLRNFAFDAIIDGQHHKDARDVVQGCKVLCGGATERISKRSFEPFVRVFTADADGLSHRKISLDV, encoded by the coding sequence ATGCCGGCGAGCGGGAACGAAGATAACGTCGTGTGCCCGGTCGACGGCTGCCGCTACACCGACGCCGTGGAATCGGTAGCGGCACACGTGAGCGGTAAGAAAGACTCCAAGCACGACTGGCAGGCGTTAGGATACGACACTTATTACCAATATATCCGAGAGCAGAGAACCGCCCCGAGTTCCTCGCAGTCGGTGCTTGTCCATATGACGGATAGCCACATCGGTCGAGAGAAAGGTGGTCATCATGGAAAGGGGTGGGAAATTGATTGCGCTACTGGATTCAGAAAGGCTGTCGACGCCGCTATCTCGGTCGACGCGGATGCAGTCGTTCACACAGGTGATCTATTTCATAACGATTCCACGACCGGAATAACCAACAAGCATCTCGGAATCTGTATCCGCGAACTGGCGAAATTACTTGAATCGGATATTTCTTTTTTCTACATCCTTGGTGACCACGAGAGAGAGGACGGGAAACGGGCACGCGATAAATTGGTCGACTTGGAATTGGCCCAGCCACTCGATACGGCGCCGATATTAGTGGACGACCATTTTGCGCTGTACGGTTTAGACCATCGGCCGATTTCATGGTGGACGAGCGGCCATTTCGATCCTGAACCACCGCCACGGGAACGAACGGCCGTTTTAGCCCTTCATCAGTCGCTCTACCAATTCGTGAATCCAGATCAAGCTGAATGCGATGCTAGGGAGGTCCTTAGACGGGCCCGGCTGCGAAACTTCGCGTTCGATGCGATCATCGATGGACAACATCATAAGGACGCAAGGGATGTGGTCCAGGGCTGTAAGGTCCTCTGTGGCGGGGCAACAGAGCGAATCAGCAAACGATCGTTCGAGCCATTCGTTCGCGTATTCACCGCCGATGCCGACGGATTATCTCACCGAAAGATCTCATTGGATGTGTAG